ACGCGGCGCGCCGCCCACGGGGATCCGCCCGCCGCCATGAACCAGCGCACCGCGTCCGCGCCGTGCTGGTCCATGAGCGGGATGGGCTGCAGGATGTTGCCCAGGTGCTTGGACATCTTGCGGCCGTCCTCGGCGAGGATGTGGCCCAGGCAGACCACGTTCTCGTAACTGGACTTGTCGAAGACGAGCGTGCCGACCGCCATCAGCGTGTAGAACCAGCCGCGCGTCTGGTCGATGGCCTCCGAGATGAACTGCGCCGGGTAGCGCTTCTCGAAGATCTCCTTGTTCTTGTACGGGTACCCCCACTGCGCGAACGGCATCGACCCCGAGTCGTACCAGGCGTCGATGACCTCCGGAACGCGGACCGCTTCGAGGGAGCAGCCCTCGTGGGTGCACGTGAAGGTGACGTCGTCGATGTACGGGCGGTGCGGGTCCAGGGCCGACTGGTCCGTGCCCGACAGCTCCGAGAGCTCCGCGCGGGAGCCGACGCAGGTGAGGTGGTTCTCCTCGCAGCGCCAGATGGGCAGCGGGGTGCCCCAGTAGCGGTTGCGGGACAGCGCCCAGTCGATGTTGTTCTTGAGCCAGTCCCCGAAGCGGCCCTGCTTGACCGAGTCCGGGAACCAGTTCGTCTTCTCGTTCTCCCGCAGCATCGCGTCCTTGACGGCGGTGGTGCGGATGTACCAGGACGGCTGCGCGTAGTAGAGCAGCGCGGTGTGGCAGCGCCAGCAGTGCGGGTAGCTGTGCTCGTAGGCGATGTGCTTGAAGAGCAGGCCGCGCGCGTCGAGGTCGGCGGTCAGCCGCTCGTCGGCCTTCTTGAAGAAGACGCCGCCGACCAGCGGGACGTCCTCCTCGAAGGTGCCGTCGGGGCGGACCGGGTTCACGACCGGCAGGCCGTACGCGCGGCAGACCGCGAGGTCGTCGGCGCCGAAGGCGGGGGACTGGTGGACCAGACCGGTGCCGTCCTCGGTCGTGACGTACTCGGCGTTCACGACGTAGTGGGCGGGCTCGGGGAACTCGACCAGGGAGAACGGGCGCTCGTACGTCCAGCGCTCCATCTCCTTGCCGGTGAAGGACTCGCCGGTGGCCTCCCAGCCTTCGCCGAGGGCCTTCTCCAGCAGCGGCTGGGCGACGACCAGCATCTCGGAGTCCTCGGCGCCGGTACGCCGCGCGACGACGTACGTGACGTCCGGGTGCGCGGCCACGGCGGTGTTGGAGACGAGGGTCCAGGGCGTCGTCGTCCAGACCAGCAGCGAGGCCCGGCCGGCGAGCGGGCCGGAGGTCAGCGGGAAGCGCACGTAGACCGAAGGGTCCACGACGGTCTCGTAGCCCTGCGCCAGCTCGTGGTCGGACAGGCCGGTGCCACAGCGCGGGCACCAGGGGGCGACGCGGTGGTCCTGGGTGAGCAGGCCCTTGTTGAAGATCTCCTTGAGCGACCACCACACGGACTCGACGTACTCGGGGTCCATGGTCCGGTACGCGTCGTCCAGGTCGACCCAGTAGCCCATCCGGGTCGTGAGCTCGGCGAACGCGTCGGTGTGGCGGGTCACGGAGTCGCGGCACTTGGCGTTGAACTCGGCGATCCCGTACGCCTCGATGTCCTGCTTGCCGTTGAAGCCGAGCTCCTTCTCGACGGCGAGCTCGACGGGCAGGCCGTGGCAGTCCCAGCCGGCCTTGCGGGCGACGTGGTAGCCGCGCATGGTGCGGAAGCGGGGGAAGACGTCCTTGAAGACGCGGGCCTCGATGTGGTGGGCACCGGGCATGCCGTTCGCGGTGGGCGGGCCCTCGTAGAAGACCCACTCGGGGCGGCCCTCGGACTGGGCCAGGGTCTTGTCGAAGGTCTTGTTCTCGCGCCAGAAGTCGAGGACGGCGTGCTCAAGGGCAGGCAGGTCGACCTGGGCGGGTACCGGGCGGTACTGCGGCGGTGTGGTCATGAGGCTGAACTCTTCCTCCGGCGGGATGCGACTTCCGTCCGGAGGGACGAGAGCCGTGTGCTGCTCCCGCGGTACCACCCTCCTTGGCCGCCGGACAGCGCCGGTGGCCCCCTCATTGGGGTGCGAAGCCGGTTCTACTGGCCGTCGTGACGGCTTTCTTCCGGCGGCTCCGGGGTGATCCTTCACATCGCGCTCGCCCCCGGGCTCTCACCGTCCCCGGGTCGCTCCTGGCTGCGTCCGACGCTACTCGTCCCCATCCATGCCTTTCGCTGGGCCCAGTGTACGGGGCCGGGCGGTGCCCGGCCGACCGGTTTTGCCGGGCGGGGCGGGGGCGGGGGCCGACCCGGGCGGGGCCTGCGCGTGACCCGGATGGGCCGACGGGGCCGGTCGGAGCCCTGCCGGGACGGGAGGGGCGGATTACCGGGCTTCCGGCTGGGCACAACGGATGCAGGTTGGCCACGACGGATGCGCGCCCCGTTGCCGTGGGGCTGGAGCCGATTTATCGTTCCGGCACGATTCGCGAGCAATGATCACAGTATGTGAAGGGGCCGCGGCCATGGTGGCGAAGAAGACCGCCGGGACTACCGAGAAGGCTGCCGAAAGGGCGGCCGGGGCCCGTGCCGGGACGGACGCACCGGCCGGGAAAGGGGCCGCCACCAGGAAGGCAGCCGAGACCGGGCCCGCCACGAAGAAGGCGGCGGTCAAAGCGGTGAAGGAGGCCGCCGGGAAAAGGGCGGCGGAGAAGACGACGGCGTCCGCCGCGAAGGACACGAGAAAGGCACCGGCGACAAAGGCACCCGCGAAGAAGGCGCCCGGGAAGAAGTCAGCCGCCGACGAGGCACCCGCCGAAAAGGCCCCGGCCGAGAAGGCATCCGCGACCAAGGCACCCGTGAAGAAGGCAGTTGTGGAAAGAACAGCTGTACAGAAGGCGCCCGCTCCCCAGACATCCGCCACCAAGACGTCCGCCACCAAGAGAGCAGCGACCAAGACGCCGGCTACCAAGCCGGCAGCGGGCAAGCCGGCTGCGACCAAGGCACCCGCGACCAAGGCGCCGGCGGCCAAGGCGCCCGCGAAGAAGGCGCCCGCCAAGAAGGCGCCCGCCAAGCGGTCGGCGACGGCGTCCGCGACGGCGTCCACGGAGAAGGCGACGGCCGCCGCGAAGACGACGGCGAGCAGGGCCACGGCCAAAACGGCCGGGGCCGAGGGGGCGGCGCAGGCCGCGACAGAGACTGGAGCCCGCAAAGTGGTTGCCAAGAAGAGCACCGGCGCGACGCGCAAGACGGCCGAGGCCGCCACCAGTGGCCTGCCCAAGGCGGCCTCCGCCCCCGTGGCCCCCGGTGAGCTGCCCGTACGCCCCGGCGAGGACCCCTGGACGCCCGAGGAGGTCGCCGGGGCCAAGTCGGAGCTGTCGAGCGAGGTGCTGCGGCTGCGCGCCGAGCTGGAGGCGTCCGAGCAGGCCATCTCGGGTCTCATGCGGGACTCCGGCGACGGCGCTGGCGACGACCAGGCCGACACGGGAACCAAGAACATCACCCGGGAATCCGAGCTGGCCCTCGCGGCGAACGCCACCCTGATGCTGGAGCAGACCGAGAGGGCCCTGGAACGGCTGGAGGCGGGCACGTACGGCTTCTGCGAGAACTGCGGGAAGCCCATCGGCAAGGCCAGGATGCAGGCCTTCCCGCGGGCCACGCTGTGCGTGGACTGCAAGCAGAAGCAGGAGCGCAGGCACTGAACCGGCCCGGGGAGGCGGCGCGGCCCACCGGACCCTGACGTACCCTCGTGTCTCGTCAGGGTCCAGGAACCTGCCGGGAACCTGGTTCGTGCTAGTTCGAGGGACTCACGTGGCAGAGGCGGAGCGCATCATCGGTACGCCCGACGTCGGAGACGGCGTGGAGCCGGAGCCGACCGAGCCCAAGGGGCGCCGGCGGATCGCGGCGCTGCTCGTGGTGGCGGTACTCGCGTACCTGATCGACCTCGGCAGCAAGATGGTCGTCGTCGCCAAGCTGGAGCACCAGCGGCCGATCGAGGTCGTCGGCGACCTCCTCAAGTTCGAGGCCATCCGCAACCCCGGGGCCGCGTTCGGCTTCGGCGAGGCCTTCACGATCATCTTCACCTGCATCGCGGCCACCGTGATCGTGGTGATCGTCCGGCTGGCGCGCAAGCTCTACAGCCTGCCGTGGGCGATCGCGCTGGGCCTGCTGCTGGGCGGCGCCCTGGGCAACCTGACCGACCGGATCTTCCGTTCGCCGGGCGTCTTCCGCGGGGCGGTCGTCGACTTCATCGCGCCCACCCACTTCGCCGTGTTCAACCTCGCGGACTCGGCGATCGTGTGCGGCGGCGTCCTGATCGTCCTGCTCTCCTTCAAGGGTCTGGACCCGGACGGCACCGTCCACAAGGACTGATCGCGGGACTGCCCGTCTGCCGAGTCCTGCATACTCGACAGGTGAGTACGATTCCCGAGATCCGCACCCTGCCCGTTCCCGATGGCCTCGAGGGCGAGCGCGTCGACGCCGCCATCGCCCGTATGTTCGGATTTTCCCGGACGAAGGCGGCCGAGCTCGCGGCCGCAGGGAAGGTGGCGGTCGACGGCAGCGTCGTCGGGAAGTCCGAACGCGTGCACGGTGGCGCCTGGCTCGAAGTCGAGATGCCCGCGCCGCCGCGGCCGGTCGAGCTCGTCGCCGAGCCGGTCCCCGGCATGGAGATCGTGCACGACGACGACGACATCGTCGTCATCATGAAGCCGGTGGGCGTCGCCGCCCACCCGAGCCCCGGCTGGACCGGCACC
This Streptomyces sp. NBC_00539 DNA region includes the following protein-coding sequences:
- the ileS gene encoding isoleucine--tRNA ligase, yielding MTTPPQYRPVPAQVDLPALEHAVLDFWRENKTFDKTLAQSEGRPEWVFYEGPPTANGMPGAHHIEARVFKDVFPRFRTMRGYHVARKAGWDCHGLPVELAVEKELGFNGKQDIEAYGIAEFNAKCRDSVTRHTDAFAELTTRMGYWVDLDDAYRTMDPEYVESVWWSLKEIFNKGLLTQDHRVAPWCPRCGTGLSDHELAQGYETVVDPSVYVRFPLTSGPLAGRASLLVWTTTPWTLVSNTAVAAHPDVTYVVARRTGAEDSEMLVVAQPLLEKALGEGWEATGESFTGKEMERWTYERPFSLVEFPEPAHYVVNAEYVTTEDGTGLVHQSPAFGADDLAVCRAYGLPVVNPVRPDGTFEEDVPLVGGVFFKKADERLTADLDARGLLFKHIAYEHSYPHCWRCHTALLYYAQPSWYIRTTAVKDAMLRENEKTNWFPDSVKQGRFGDWLKNNIDWALSRNRYWGTPLPIWRCEENHLTCVGSRAELSELSGTDQSALDPHRPYIDDVTFTCTHEGCSLEAVRVPEVIDAWYDSGSMPFAQWGYPYKNKEIFEKRYPAQFISEAIDQTRGWFYTLMAVGTLVFDKSSYENVVCLGHILAEDGRKMSKHLGNILQPIPLMDQHGADAVRWFMAAGGSPWAARRVGHGTIQEVVRKTLLTYWNTVAFQALYARTSNWAPSAADPAPADRTVLDRWLLSELHTLTAEVTAAMESYDTQRAGKLLSAFVDDLSNWYVRRSRRRFWQGDAAALRTLHDVVETVTRLMAPLTPFITERVWQDMIVPVTPDAPESVHLSSWPDSDAAQVDPVLSQQMQLVRRLVELGRATRAESGVKTRQPLSRALVAVSGFESLTPELHAQITEELNVSSLASLSEVGGSLVDTTAKANFRALGKRFGKGVQDVAKAVAAADAAVLSLALRSGGATVEVNGETVTLTPEEVIITETPREGWSVASDSGATVALDLEITPELRLAGLARDAIRLIQEARKNSGLDVADRIALRWSATDPEVTTALTDHAALIADEVLATDFAPGEADAGYGDPFTDESLGLTFRLRKA
- a CDS encoding TraR/DksA family transcriptional regulator, whose amino-acid sequence is MVAKKSTGATRKTAEAATSGLPKAASAPVAPGELPVRPGEDPWTPEEVAGAKSELSSEVLRLRAELEASEQAISGLMRDSGDGAGDDQADTGTKNITRESELALAANATLMLEQTERALERLEAGTYGFCENCGKPIGKARMQAFPRATLCVDCKQKQERRH
- the lspA gene encoding signal peptidase II, translated to MAEAERIIGTPDVGDGVEPEPTEPKGRRRIAALLVVAVLAYLIDLGSKMVVVAKLEHQRPIEVVGDLLKFEAIRNPGAAFGFGEAFTIIFTCIAATVIVVIVRLARKLYSLPWAIALGLLLGGALGNLTDRIFRSPGVFRGAVVDFIAPTHFAVFNLADSAIVCGGVLIVLLSFKGLDPDGTVHKD